The sequence GTGCGCATGGAAAGCAGGCCAAAATCAACCGAAGGAACGGGCGAAGTAAGCATAAGACGCCTTGTTGTAAACGCATTAAGAATGCGCCCCGACAGAATAATAGTAGGCGAGTGCCGCTCTGGAGAAGCGTTAGACATGATTCAGGCAATGTCCACAGGGCACGAAGGCAGCATGACAACGCTTCACGCAAACTCTCCGCAAGACGCCGTTTCAAGACTTGTTACAATGGTTTTAATGTCGGGAATGGAGCTGCCGGAACGGTCTATAGTGTCGCAAATAGCGTCGGCAATAAACGTAATAGTGCAGCTTACAAGATATTCCGACGGGTCAAGAAAAATATCGTCAATATCCGTTTTAAATAAAACCGAAAACGATAAACTTTACGAAATAAAACCGGTGTTCCGGTTTGAACTTACCGGGCTTGAAAACGGCGCGCAAAAAGGGGAATTTAAAGCTTCGGGCTTTATTCCTGATTTTATAAAAGACGCGTCAAAACGCGGCGTAAAAATAGATTTGGAGATTTTTAAATGATAAAAATTTTAGCGTTAGCCGCATGCTTAGGCGCGGTTGTTTTTTGCGCGGCGCAGCTTATAATTTCAACCGTAAAATTAAAAAATAAAAAAGACGCAAAAAACGGGAAGAAACGTGAAAATATAAAAGAACAATTATCTTTTAAAAATATGGATTTTAAGAGAAAAAGAGTTGTTATTTCTCTTATAGTTTTTTTAGGAGTTTTAATACTTCTGCAAAATATTATATTCGGGTTTATAGCAGCCGGGCTTTACGTTTATTTTGACTGGTATTTAAGAGATAAAAACGCAAAAAAACTTGCAGCTCTTATAGATAAGCAGGTTATAGAGGCTCTTACGGTTATAAAAAATGCGGTTCAATCCGGACAATCTCTTCAAACCGCCATGGGCACAGCCGGAGAGGAATTAAAAGAGCCTATAAAAAGCGAGTTTGTAAAAATGTCCGACAATTTGGCTTTAGGCGTAAGCTTTGAGAAAATTTTAACGGACGCGGCGGCAAATTCTCCAAGCAAAGAATTTCGCTTGATGATAGACACAATAAAAATTTCAAAAGACACAGGCTCAAGTTTAGCGGGAATTTTTGACCGCATTATAGACGCAACTTCGCAGAGAGTTGCAATAGGGGCTAAAGTAACCGCTCTTACCGCGCAAGGCAGAATGTCCGGAAACGTGGTAAGCGTAATTCCGTTTGTGGTAATTTTAATGATGTACACAATAGAACCGGATATGATGGCTTCGCTGTTTAACACCATAGCCGGAAATATTTTATTGTTAATAGTTGTGGCTATGGTTTTGGCGGGCTCTTTTGTAATAAGAAAAATAACGGAGATAGATTTTTAAATGATTATACTATTAATAACTCTTACAATCGGCGCGGCTGCTTTTTTTACGGTTGATTATATTCTCGGCGGCATTAAACTTATGCAAACCGAAGGCAAAGTTACAAATGCCGTTCAAAAAAAGAAAACTAAAAGCTTTTTGCAACCCGTTCTTTTGCGTTTGGCGGATGATTTAGGAAAGCTGCTTACAAAAATTACTCTAAAACAATTTAAAGATTATACAAGTAAAATAGAAGTAAATTTGAAAACTCTCGGCGGGGATTGGGGGAAATTAAACGCTTACCAGTTTGTATCCGTGCAAATTTTCGCGGGTATCGGCGGTATGCTTTTTTGCGCGCTTTTTATAAGTATGGATTTATTTTTAATGTTAATTGTCGGCGCCGTAGCGTTTGTTTTGCCGCAGGTAAAAGTTAAAGAAGCCGTAAAAAAACGCAGAGAACTTATATTTAAGCAGCTTCCGGATACCGCAGATTTGCTTTCTGTTATGCTTGACGCAGGTTCGGATTTTTTTAGCGCGGCAGATAAAGTTACCGATATTTTAAAAGGACCGTTATCCGACGATTTTAAAAACGCTCTTGCAA is a genomic window of Endomicrobium proavitum containing:
- a CDS encoding type II secretion system F family protein, which produces MIKILALAACLGAVVFCAAQLIISTVKLKNKKDAKNGKKRENIKEQLSFKNMDFKRKRVVISLIVFLGVLILLQNIIFGFIAAGLYVYFDWYLRDKNAKKLAALIDKQVIEALTVIKNAVQSGQSLQTAMGTAGEELKEPIKSEFVKMSDNLALGVSFEKILTDAAANSPSKEFRLMIDTIKISKDTGSSLAGIFDRIIDATSQRVAIGAKVTALTAQGRMSGNVVSVIPFVVILMMYTIEPDMMASLFNTIAGNILLLIVVAMVLAGSFVIRKITEIDF
- a CDS encoding type II secretion system F family protein, translating into MIILLITLTIGAAAFFTVDYILGGIKLMQTEGKVTNAVQKKKTKSFLQPVLLRLADDLGKLLTKITLKQFKDYTSKIEVNLKTLGGDWGKLNAYQFVSVQIFAGIGGMLFCALFISMDLFLMLIVGAVAFVLPQVKVKEAVKKRRELIFKQLPDTADLLSVMLDAGSDFFSAADKVTDILKGPLSDDFKNALAKIALGYDKKTALTEMARQSNVEQLGFFVRTINMALDAGVGMADTLKRLAVQMRSERASAAEKKAQEAPIKMLIPLVLLIFPTIFIVIFGPIVINFVKTGGF